A DNA window from Staphylococcus warneri contains the following coding sequences:
- the gmk gene encoding guanylate kinase, protein MDNEKGLLIVLSGPSGVGKGTVRKKIFEDPNTSYKYSISMTTRSMREGEVDGVDYFFKTKEEFEALIKDDQFIEYAEYVGNYYGTPVQYVRDTMDQGHDVFLEIEVEGAKQVRKKFPEALFIFLAPPSLDDLRDRLVGRGTESDEKIQSRVAEARKEVEMMNLYDYVVVNDEVELAKNKIQSIVEAEHLKRERIEAKYRKMILEAKK, encoded by the coding sequence ATGGATAATGAAAAAGGATTGTTAATTGTTCTTTCAGGTCCTTCTGGTGTTGGTAAGGGAACTGTTAGAAAAAAAATATTTGAAGATCCAAACACTTCGTATAAGTATTCTATATCGATGACAACTCGTAGCATGCGCGAGGGAGAAGTTGATGGTGTAGATTACTTTTTCAAGACGAAAGAAGAGTTTGAAGCATTAATAAAAGATGATCAATTTATTGAATATGCCGAGTATGTAGGTAATTACTATGGGACGCCTGTTCAATATGTTAGAGATACAATGGACCAAGGACATGATGTATTTTTAGAAATTGAAGTTGAAGGTGCAAAACAAGTTAGAAAGAAATTCCCTGAAGCATTATTTATTTTCCTTGCTCCACCAAGTCTTGATGATTTAAGAGATCGTTTAGTTGGTAGAGGCACTGAATCAGATGAGAAAATTCAAAGCCGTGTTGCCGAGGCACGTAAAGAAGTAGAAATGATGAACTTATACGATTATGTAGTGGTAAACGACGAAGTAGAATTAGCGAAAAACAAAATTCAGTCAATTGTCGAAGCTGAACACCTTAAACGTGAACGTATAGAAGCTAAATATAGAAAAATGATACTGGAGGCTAAAAAATAA
- a CDS encoding VOC family protein, which translates to MEIPKITTFLMFNDQAEEAINLYTSLFEDSEIITMVKYDEDGPGTPGTVQHSIFTLNGQVFMAIDANNGEELPMNPAMSLYVTVKDPMEMERLFSGLKKEGAILMPKTEMPPYREFAWVQDKFGVSFQLALPEKH; encoded by the coding sequence ATGGAAATACCAAAAATAACAACATTTTTAATGTTTAATGATCAAGCTGAAGAAGCTATCAATTTATATACAAGTTTATTTGAAGACAGTGAAATTATAACAATGGTTAAATACGATGAAGATGGACCAGGCACACCAGGTACCGTCCAACATTCAATATTTACACTCAATGGCCAAGTTTTTATGGCTATTGATGCGAACAATGGTGAAGAATTACCTATGAACCCTGCGATGTCACTTTATGTCACTGTTAAAGATCCTATGGAAATGGAAAGATTATTTAGCGGTCTGAAAAAAGAGGGCGCCATTTTGATGCCTAAAACAGAAATGCCTCCGTATAGAGAATTTGCATGGGTACAAGATAAGTTTGGTGTCAGTTTCCAATTGGCTTTACCAGAAAAACATTAA
- a CDS encoding peptide deformylase, with protein sequence MSVKKLVKSEHPIFNQPANPVEHFDDQLKQTLMDIEDSLYALEGSALSANQIGINQQVAIVDMEMEGLLQLINPKIKNQSEETITDLEGSVSLPNVFGEVERNKMIVVESNDVNGNTVELTAYDDVARMILHTIDQLNGIFFTEKAKRILSEEEMEAYFEYE encoded by the coding sequence GTGTCAGTAAAAAAATTAGTGAAATCAGAGCATCCAATTTTTAATCAACCTGCAAATCCAGTAGAGCATTTCGATGATCAATTAAAGCAAACGTTAATGGATATAGAAGATAGCCTATACGCTTTGGAAGGGTCTGCACTAAGTGCTAATCAGATTGGCATTAACCAACAAGTGGCGATTGTGGATATGGAAATGGAAGGATTGCTACAACTGATTAACCCGAAAATTAAAAATCAATCCGAAGAAACTATTACTGATTTAGAAGGGTCAGTCAGTTTGCCAAATGTGTTTGGTGAAGTTGAACGTAACAAAATGATTGTTGTAGAAAGTAATGATGTTAATGGAAACACTGTTGAACTTACAGCATATGATGATGTAGCTAGAATGATTTTACATACGATAGATCAACTCAATGGCATATTTTTCACAGAAAAGGCTAAACGTATATTAAGTGAAGAAGAAATGGAGGCGTATTTCGAATATGAGTAA
- the rpoZ gene encoding DNA-directed RNA polymerase subunit omega, with the protein MLNPPLNQLTGKITSKYLIAATAAKRARELDERPETALESEYHSAKPVGKALEEIADGKVSPVIPQEFLG; encoded by the coding sequence ATGTTAAACCCACCATTAAACCAATTAACAGGTAAAATTACATCTAAATACCTTATCGCAGCGACTGCCGCAAAAAGAGCTCGTGAATTAGACGAAAGACCAGAAACAGCTTTAGAAAGTGAATATCATTCAGCTAAACCTGTCGGTAAAGCATTAGAAGAAATTGCAGATGGCAAAGTATCACCAGTTATCCCGCAAGAATTTTTAGGATAA
- a CDS encoding NFACT family protein, whose amino-acid sequence MAYDGLFTKKMVTSLQDLVTGRIHKINQPENDTIIIVVRQNRQNHQLLLSIHPSFSRLQLTNKKYDNPFDPPMFARVFRKHLEGGIIKSIRQIGNDRRVEIDVQSKDEIGDTIHRTIILEIMGKHSNLILVDDDRKILEGFKHLTPNTNQYRTVMPGFKYEAPPTQHKLNPYDVSGEDVLKYIDFNAGKIAKQLLNTFEGFSPLITNEIVSRRQFMTPETLPEAYDEVMAETLEAPTPVFHKNHQSGKEDFYFMTLNQFYDDMVTYESLNELLDRYYDARGERERVKQRANDLVRFVQQQLHKYQNKLSKLLQEYEGTKDKDNYQLYGELITANIYRIKQGDESVTVLNYYNNEEITIPLNPTKSPSVNAQYYYRQYNRMKTREHELQHQLQLTKENIDYFTGIEQQLEHITVNEIDDIRDELADQGFMKQRKNVKKKKNAKIQLQSYLSSDGDTILVGKNNKQNDYLTNKKAQKNHIWFHTKDIPGSHVVILNDSPSEETIKEAAMLAGYFSKAGNSGQIPVDYTEIRHVHKPSGAKPGFVTYDNQKTLYATPDYDHIQKMKSDSLN is encoded by the coding sequence ATGGCATATGATGGCCTATTTACAAAAAAGATGGTGACTTCTTTACAAGATTTAGTTACTGGACGAATCCATAAAATCAATCAACCAGAAAATGACACAATCATCATCGTTGTTCGCCAAAATCGTCAAAATCATCAATTACTTTTATCCATACATCCTAGCTTCTCTAGATTACAATTAACGAATAAAAAATATGATAATCCATTTGATCCCCCAATGTTTGCACGTGTCTTTCGTAAGCATTTAGAAGGTGGCATTATTAAATCCATTCGTCAAATTGGTAATGACAGAAGAGTTGAAATCGATGTACAAAGTAAAGATGAAATCGGTGATACGATACACCGCACAATTATTTTAGAGATTATGGGCAAACACAGTAACTTGATCTTAGTAGATGACGACCGAAAAATTCTTGAAGGATTTAAACATCTTACACCGAATACAAATCAATACCGTACAGTTATGCCTGGATTTAAATATGAAGCTCCACCTACACAACATAAACTTAACCCTTATGATGTATCAGGTGAAGATGTTTTAAAATATATCGATTTTAATGCAGGTAAAATTGCTAAACAGTTACTTAATACATTTGAAGGTTTTAGTCCTCTAATTACAAATGAAATTGTAAGTCGACGTCAGTTCATGACGCCTGAAACCTTACCAGAAGCATACGATGAAGTGATGGCTGAAACGCTTGAAGCTCCTACGCCTGTATTTCATAAAAATCATCAATCAGGTAAAGAAGATTTCTATTTCATGACATTAAATCAATTTTATGATGATATGGTTACCTATGAATCACTAAATGAATTACTCGATCGTTATTATGATGCGAGAGGTGAACGTGAACGAGTCAAACAACGTGCTAACGATTTAGTTCGGTTCGTTCAACAACAACTTCATAAATATCAAAATAAATTAAGTAAATTGTTACAAGAATACGAAGGTACAAAAGATAAAGATAACTATCAACTCTATGGTGAATTGATTACCGCTAATATTTATCGTATTAAACAAGGTGATGAATCTGTAACTGTTCTTAATTATTATAATAATGAGGAAATCACTATTCCTCTCAATCCAACTAAATCTCCATCAGTTAACGCACAATATTATTACAGACAATATAATCGTATGAAGACACGTGAACATGAACTTCAACATCAATTACAATTGACTAAAGAGAATATTGATTACTTTACAGGTATCGAACAGCAACTTGAACATATTACTGTCAATGAAATTGATGATATTCGTGATGAATTAGCAGATCAAGGATTTATGAAGCAACGTAAAAATGTTAAGAAGAAGAAAAATGCTAAAATTCAATTACAATCGTATTTATCATCAGATGGCGACACTATTCTAGTTGGTAAAAACAACAAACAGAATGATTACCTTACAAATAAAAAAGCACAAAAAAATCATATATGGTTCCATACCAAAGATATACCGGGTTCACACGTAGTCATACTTAACGACTCACCGTCAGAGGAAACGATTAAAGAAGCGGCGATGTTAGCCGGATATTTCTCTAAAGCTGGTAACTCTGGACAAATTCCTGTTGATTATACAGAAATTCGCCATGTGCATAAACCTTCTGGCGCTAAACCTGGATTTGTTACTTATGATAATCAAAAAACATTATATGCTACGCCTGATTACGACCATATACAAAAAATGAAATCTGACAGTTTAAATTAA
- the coaBC gene encoding bifunctional phosphopantothenoylcysteine decarboxylase/phosphopantothenate--cysteine ligase CoaBC translates to MKHILLAVTGGIAAYKAIDLTSKLTQAGYEVRVMLSNHAQEFVTPLAFQSISKNPVYTNTFKEENPQEIQHVALGDWADVIIVAPATANTIAKLSVGIADDMITSTLLATETQTFIAPAMNVHMYENKRTQHNIETLKADGYQFIEPGDGYLACGYVAKGRMEEPLQIVSVINQYFHQQEIQVESSFNGKHALVTAGPTIEVIDPVRFVSNRSSGKMGFAIANALKKRGAHVTLVTGPTQLADPEGIEVIHVESAEEMFQETAKRYDMQDIVVKAAAVSDYTPSEVLDHKMKKQDGDLTVKFKRTQDILKYLGEHKTNQYLVGFAAETQNIEKYAQDKLKRKNADVIISNNVGDHSIGFSSDENELTMHFKNQDMINIKKGKKVEIANDILDELETRWQ, encoded by the coding sequence ATGAAACATATTTTATTAGCAGTAACAGGCGGTATTGCAGCATATAAAGCAATTGATTTAACAAGTAAACTTACTCAAGCTGGTTACGAAGTGCGTGTTATGCTTTCAAATCATGCACAAGAATTTGTAACACCATTGGCTTTTCAGTCTATAAGTAAAAATCCAGTATATACAAATACTTTTAAAGAAGAAAACCCGCAAGAAATTCAACATGTAGCATTGGGTGATTGGGCAGATGTGATTATTGTAGCACCAGCAACTGCAAATACAATTGCGAAGTTAAGTGTGGGTATTGCAGACGATATGATTACGTCAACCTTATTAGCAACAGAAACACAAACGTTTATTGCGCCTGCCATGAATGTACATATGTATGAAAATAAGCGCACACAACATAATATTGAAACACTCAAAGCTGATGGGTACCAATTTATTGAGCCAGGTGATGGGTACTTAGCGTGTGGTTATGTGGCTAAAGGACGAATGGAAGAACCTTTACAAATAGTTTCAGTCATCAATCAATATTTCCATCAACAAGAGATTCAAGTGGAAAGTTCATTTAATGGCAAACACGCACTAGTTACTGCAGGGCCAACGATTGAAGTCATTGATCCTGTTAGATTTGTATCTAATCGCTCTTCTGGAAAAATGGGGTTTGCTATTGCTAATGCGTTAAAAAAACGTGGTGCACATGTCACGTTGGTAACTGGTCCGACACAATTGGCAGATCCAGAAGGTATTGAAGTTATTCATGTTGAAAGCGCAGAAGAGATGTTTCAGGAAACCGCTAAACGATATGATATGCAAGATATTGTTGTGAAAGCGGCTGCCGTATCAGATTATACGCCATCAGAAGTGTTAGATCATAAAATGAAAAAGCAAGATGGTGATTTAACTGTAAAATTCAAACGAACACAAGATATACTTAAATATCTTGGTGAGCATAAGACCAATCAGTATTTAGTAGGTTTTGCAGCAGAAACGCAGAATATTGAGAAGTATGCTCAAGATAAATTAAAACGAAAAAATGCAGATGTGATTATTTCTAATAATGTGGGGGACCACTCAATTGGATTTAGTTCTGATGAAAATGAATTAACGATGCATTTTAAAAATCAAGATATGATCAATATTAAGAAAGGCAAAAAAGTTGAAATTGCCAACGATATTTTAGACGAATTAGAAACTAGGTGGCAATAA
- a CDS encoding TM2 domain-containing protein codes for MEVNKVIYILLAVFLGSFGIHKFYAGKTMQGILHILFCWTAIPHVLAIISAILTLFKPADENGNVTM; via the coding sequence ATGGAAGTCAATAAAGTGATTTACATTTTATTAGCCGTATTCTTAGGAAGCTTTGGAATTCATAAATTCTATGCTGGTAAAACGATGCAAGGCATCTTACACATCTTATTCTGTTGGACAGCGATTCCTCATGTATTAGCAATTATTAGTGCTATTTTAACATTATTCAAACCAGCAGATGAAAACGGTAATGTGACAATGTAA
- the fmt gene encoding methionyl-tRNA formyltransferase, producing MSKIIFMGTPDFSTKVLEMLIAEQEVVAVVTQPDRPVGRKRVMTPPPVKKVALEHDIPVYQPEKIKDSEELQTLLDMDVDLIVTAAFGQILPESLLDSPKLGAINVHASLLPKYRGGAPIHQAIIDGEKETGITIMYMVKKLDAGNIISQRAIAIEQDDNVGSMHDKLSFLGADLLKETLPSILNGTNDSIVQDEAKASFASNISREDEKINWNQDAQVIHNHIRGLSPWPVAYTIMDDKNLKIYGAHIVSGKKGEPGTIVETTKKAIIVATASEECIALTDIQLAGKKRMQVANYLSGVQESLVGKKLV from the coding sequence ATGAGTAAAATAATTTTTATGGGGACACCTGATTTTTCAACAAAAGTATTAGAAATGCTTATCGCAGAACAAGAAGTAGTTGCAGTGGTAACGCAACCAGATAGACCAGTAGGTAGAAAACGCGTTATGACACCACCACCGGTTAAAAAGGTAGCATTAGAACATGATATACCAGTATATCAACCTGAAAAAATAAAAGATTCTGAGGAATTACAAACTTTATTAGACATGGATGTTGATTTAATTGTTACAGCTGCATTTGGGCAAATTTTACCTGAATCTTTATTAGATTCACCTAAATTGGGTGCTATTAATGTACATGCATCTTTATTACCTAAATACCGTGGCGGTGCACCGATTCATCAAGCGATTATTGATGGTGAAAAGGAAACAGGAATCACGATAATGTATATGGTGAAAAAATTAGATGCAGGAAACATTATTTCACAACGTGCAATTGCAATTGAACAAGATGATAATGTTGGTTCTATGCATGATAAGCTAAGTTTTTTAGGTGCTGATTTACTTAAAGAAACTTTACCGTCTATCTTAAATGGTACAAACGATAGTATTGTTCAAGATGAAGCTAAAGCTTCATTTGCTTCTAATATTAGTCGTGAAGATGAAAAAATTAATTGGAACCAAGATGCACAGGTAATTCATAATCATATTCGTGGTTTGTCTCCTTGGCCAGTAGCTTATACCATCATGGATGATAAAAATTTAAAAATATATGGTGCGCACATCGTTTCTGGAAAAAAAGGCGAACCTGGAACGATTGTTGAAACGACTAAGAAAGCGATTATTGTTGCAACAGCTTCAGAAGAATGTATTGCTTTAACTGATATACAATTAGCCGGTAAAAAACGTATGCAAGTAGCAAATTATTTAAGTGGTGTTCAAGAATCACTAGTTGGGAAGAAATTAGTATGA
- the pyrE gene encoding orotate phosphoribosyltransferase, whose amino-acid sequence MAKEIAKALLDIKAVSLSPNDLFTWSSGIKSPIYCDNRVTLGFPLVRNAIRDGLIQLINEKFEDVEVISGTATAGIPHAAYISEKMELPMNYVRSKSKSHGKQNQIEGAKSEGKKVVVIEDLISTGGSSITAVDALKESGAEVLGVVAIFTYGLAKADETFNEAKIPFYTLSNYNELIEVAKEQGEISEDDIKTLVEWRDNLS is encoded by the coding sequence ATGGCTAAAGAAATTGCAAAGGCATTATTAGATATAAAGGCAGTATCGCTTTCACCCAATGATTTATTTACGTGGAGTTCAGGAATTAAATCACCTATCTATTGTGATAATCGTGTTACATTAGGGTTTCCACTCGTACGTAACGCGATTAGAGATGGTTTAATCCAATTAATTAATGAAAAATTTGAAGATGTAGAAGTGATTTCAGGAACTGCAACAGCAGGGATTCCACACGCTGCATATATTTCTGAAAAAATGGAATTACCAATGAACTATGTGCGTTCTAAAAGTAAAAGTCATGGTAAACAAAATCAAATCGAAGGTGCGAAAAGTGAAGGGAAGAAAGTTGTTGTTATAGAAGACTTAATTTCAACTGGTGGCTCTTCAATTACAGCAGTAGATGCATTAAAAGAAAGTGGTGCAGAAGTATTAGGTGTTGTAGCTATCTTTACCTATGGATTAGCCAAAGCTGATGAAACATTTAACGAAGCAAAAATACCATTCTATACTTTAAGTAATTATAATGAGTTAATTGAAGTTGCTAAAGAGCAAGGAGAAATCTCTGAAGATGATATTAAGACATTAGTTGAATGGCGAGATAACTTATCATAA
- the pyrF gene encoding orotidine-5'-phosphate decarboxylase — protein MKQLPIIALDFESADKVNAFLDQFDEPLFVKVGMELFYQTGPKLIKSIKDRGHSIFLDLKLHDIPNTVSKAMEGLAKLDVDLFNVHAAGGKAMMEAAIKGLRQHNKHTKIIAVTQLTSTTETQLHEEQNIQTTIEEAVLNYAKLSQQAGLDGVVCSPLEAELITAQLGKDFMKVTPGIRPEGSAQNDQKRITTPEQAKQLGSTHIVVGRPITQSDDPVKSYQIIKESWLG, from the coding sequence ATGAAACAATTACCAATTATTGCATTAGATTTTGAATCAGCTGATAAAGTAAATGCATTTTTAGATCAATTCGATGAACCATTATTTGTCAAAGTAGGTATGGAATTATTTTATCAAACTGGACCTAAACTAATTAAATCTATTAAAGATAGAGGACATAGTATTTTCTTGGATTTAAAATTACATGATATTCCAAACACAGTGAGCAAAGCTATGGAAGGTTTAGCTAAGCTAGATGTTGATTTATTCAATGTGCATGCAGCTGGTGGAAAGGCAATGATGGAAGCGGCCATTAAAGGGTTACGACAACACAATAAACATACAAAAATTATTGCGGTGACTCAATTGACTTCTACTACAGAGACGCAGTTACATGAAGAACAAAACATTCAAACAACAATTGAAGAGGCTGTATTAAATTATGCTAAATTAAGCCAACAAGCAGGTTTAGATGGTGTGGTATGTTCACCTCTTGAAGCGGAGTTAATTACTGCTCAACTAGGAAAAGATTTTATGAAGGTTACACCAGGTATTAGACCAGAAGGTTCAGCTCAAAACGATCAGAAGCGTATCACGACACCCGAGCAAGCAAAACAATTAGGCTCAACACATATTGTCGTTGGACGACCTATAACACAGAGTGATGATCCAGTTAAAAGTTATCAAATTATTAAAGAAAGTTGGTTAGGTTAA
- the priA gene encoding primosomal protein N', protein MIAKVIVDIPSKSVDFKFDYIIPERLQSFVQVGVRVIVPFGPRTIQGYVMSIQSQPDEGIDISKLKEIKEIQDIKPELTPELIELSEWLSHYHLTKRISVLEVMLPNAIKAKYQKAFEVLKGNDIPEPLLNRFNKEGYYFYKDAQKNDDLEALNGLLKHDIIKEITILSQNIKKKTQRAVKVTEIGNPDEVLNHLEKAIKQYDLYAYLLDERHRDVFLKEIEEMGFSKSSLDTLIKKGYLKKYDAEIERDPFANRIFEKEDNRQLTHEQQIAFDAIKEKIDANEERTFLLHGVTGSGKTEVYLQAIESALNQGKQAMMLVPEIALTPQMVLRVKRRFGDDVAVLHSGLSNGERYDEWQKIRDGRAQVSVGARSSIFAPFKNLGLIIIDEEHESTYKQEDYPRYHARDIAQWRSSYHHCPVILGSATPSLESYARAEKDVYQLLSLPHRVNNQALPEIDIVDMREELAEGNRSMFSSTLRDAIQHCLDNNEQIVLFLNRRGYASFMLCRDCGHVPQCPNCDISLTYHKTTDLLKCHYCGYQETPPNQCPNCESEHIRQVGTGTQRVEELLQQEFEEAKIIRMDVDTTSRKGAHEKLLTDFENGKGDILLGTQMIAKGLDYPNITLVGVLNADTMLNLPDFRASERTYQLLTQVAGRAGRHEKEGKVIIQTYNPEHYAIEDVKKNDYLTFYQQEMTYRKLGKYPPYYFLINFTISHKEMKKVMEASKHIHKILLQHLTDQSLVLGPSPAALSRINNEYRFQILVKYKREPELHKALQYLDDYYHEQYVKDKLALKIDINPQMMM, encoded by the coding sequence ATGATAGCTAAGGTTATTGTGGACATACCTTCGAAAAGCGTCGACTTTAAGTTTGATTATATCATTCCCGAACGATTGCAATCATTTGTTCAAGTAGGTGTACGAGTGATTGTGCCTTTTGGTCCGAGAACAATCCAAGGCTATGTGATGAGTATTCAAAGTCAGCCTGATGAAGGTATTGATATCAGTAAGCTAAAGGAAATTAAAGAAATTCAAGATATTAAACCAGAGTTAACGCCTGAGTTAATTGAACTCAGTGAATGGCTTAGTCATTATCATTTAACGAAACGTATATCTGTTTTAGAAGTGATGTTACCAAATGCAATTAAAGCTAAATATCAAAAGGCTTTTGAGGTTCTGAAAGGTAATGATATACCTGAACCACTTTTAAATCGATTTAATAAAGAAGGCTATTATTTCTATAAAGATGCTCAAAAAAATGATGATTTAGAAGCATTGAATGGTTTATTAAAGCATGACATCATTAAAGAAATAACCATTTTGTCCCAAAATATTAAAAAGAAAACGCAACGTGCTGTTAAAGTGACAGAAATAGGAAATCCGGATGAGGTACTTAATCATTTGGAAAAAGCGATTAAACAATATGATTTATATGCGTATTTATTAGACGAACGTCATAGAGATGTGTTTTTAAAAGAAATTGAAGAAATGGGATTTTCTAAATCGAGTTTAGATACCCTTATTAAGAAGGGATACTTGAAAAAATATGATGCTGAAATAGAAAGAGATCCATTTGCGAATCGAATTTTTGAGAAAGAAGATAATCGTCAATTAACACATGAACAACAAATCGCTTTTGATGCAATCAAAGAGAAAATAGATGCCAACGAAGAAAGAACCTTTTTATTACATGGTGTGACAGGTTCTGGTAAAACAGAAGTCTATTTACAAGCAATTGAATCAGCTTTAAATCAAGGTAAACAAGCTATGATGCTTGTACCAGAAATTGCTTTAACACCTCAAATGGTATTAAGAGTCAAACGTCGTTTTGGTGATGATGTTGCTGTATTACATTCAGGTTTATCAAATGGAGAACGTTACGATGAATGGCAAAAAATTCGTGATGGACGTGCACAAGTTAGTGTCGGTGCACGCTCTAGTATATTTGCGCCATTTAAAAACTTAGGACTAATTATCATCGATGAAGAACATGAGTCTACATATAAACAAGAAGATTATCCAAGATATCATGCTAGAGATATTGCTCAATGGAGAAGCAGTTATCACCACTGCCCAGTGATTTTAGGTAGTGCGACACCAAGTTTAGAATCATATGCGCGTGCTGAAAAAGATGTTTATCAATTACTATCATTACCTCATCGAGTGAACAATCAAGCATTACCAGAAATTGATATTGTAGACATGCGTGAAGAACTTGCGGAAGGTAACCGTTCGATGTTCTCATCAACGTTAAGAGATGCGATTCAACATTGTTTAGATAATAATGAACAAATTGTATTATTCTTAAATCGAAGAGGCTATGCTTCATTTATGTTATGCCGTGATTGTGGTCATGTACCGCAATGTCCAAACTGTGATATTTCCTTAACGTATCATAAGACCACGGATCTACTAAAATGTCACTATTGTGGGTACCAAGAAACACCACCTAATCAATGCCCTAATTGTGAAAGTGAACATATTAGACAAGTTGGTACTGGAACGCAAAGAGTGGAAGAATTATTACAACAAGAATTTGAAGAGGCAAAAATTATACGAATGGATGTTGATACAACTTCTCGTAAAGGTGCCCATGAAAAATTACTTACTGATTTTGAGAATGGTAAAGGTGATATACTTTTAGGCACACAGATGATTGCCAAAGGATTAGACTATCCAAACATCACGCTTGTTGGGGTGCTCAATGCAGATACCATGCTCAATTTACCTGATTTCAGAGCGAGTGAACGAACATATCAATTATTAACACAAGTGGCAGGTCGTGCAGGTCGACATGAAAAAGAAGGTAAAGTAATTATTCAAACGTATAATCCAGAACATTATGCCATTGAAGATGTTAAGAAAAATGATTATTTAACGTTTTATCAACAAGAGATGACTTATCGCAAACTAGGAAAATATCCGCCTTATTACTTTTTAATTAACTTCACGATTTCACATAAAGAAATGAAAAAAGTAATGGAAGCTTCTAAGCATATTCATAAAATCCTATTACAACACCTTACAGATCAATCGCTTGTTTTAGGGCCATCACCTGCAGCACTATCTAGAATTAATAATGAGTATCGTTTCCAAATTTTAGTAAAATACAAACGAGAGCCAGAACTTCATAAAGCACTTCAATATTTAGACGATTACTATCATGAACAATATGTTAAGGACAAATTAGCATTAAAAATCGACATTAATCCGCAAATGATGATGTAA